A genomic segment from bacterium encodes:
- a CDS encoding transposase: protein MTGLKRDFGIDYVTRARDERLEVVKYIEMCIEGGDVKWIWRREEHSQFGEIKVRSTGIEGIPLYDEKGNQIGLTNAVVSDERDIKGNSLHNEDSSIRRPVQYITSLPTIKNPFKIRNYYRSRWIIENQGFRELNQRWKIERLAGRKFNTINARITFALMLYNSEHIMKMRHPDAWQDQRYRLSGKWATGLGGLSIVVYTPKGGLGLFTTRQYGNLVKEAERNRIVNILESAEAHGQTIKEILALLHPKENR from the coding sequence TTGACAGGATTAAAGAGGGATTTTGGAATAGATTATGTAACCAGAGCCAGAGATGAAAGGCTTGAGGTAGTTAAATATATAGAGATGTGTATAGAAGGAGGGGATGTTAAGTGGATATGGAGGAGGGAGGAACACAGCCAATTTGGCGAGATAAAGGTTAGATCAACAGGGATTGAAGGTATCCCTCTTTATGATGAAAAGGGCAATCAAATAGGGTTAACTAATGCAGTTGTTTCGGATGAGAGGGACATAAAAGGGAATTCTCTTCATAATGAGGATAGCAGTATCCGTCGTCCAGTTCAGTATATCACTTCTTTACCTACGATAAAGAACCCTTTTAAAATAAGGAATTATTATCGTTCAAGATGGATAATTGAGAATCAGGGGTTTAGGGAACTTAACCAGCGATGGAAAATTGAGAGGCTTGCAGGTCGTAAATTTAATACGATAAATGCACGGATTACTTTTGCGTTAATGCTTTACAACTCGGAACATATTATGAAGATGAGACATCCTGATGCCTGGCAGGATCAGAGGTATAGACTTTCAGGAAAATGGGCGACTGGATTAGGAGGGTTAAGTATAGTTGTATATACACCAAAAGGGGGACTTGGTTTATTTACCACGAGGCAATATGGAAATTTAGTTAAAGAGGCAGAGAGAAACCGTATCGTAAACATTCTTGAATCTGCGGAGGCCCACGGACAGACGATAAAAGAAATTCTTGCCCTGCTTCACCCCAAAGAGAATAGATAG
- a CDS encoding RNase adapter RapZ: MAKMIKFVIIAGISGAGKGEAAKCFKDMEYHHVVNLPPSLLPEFVRTCINGKSKRKSYCLVLDTGEVGLSNGVFSNLKKLSEIGIDYKLIFLDASDEVIKHRYEKTGRPHPWGRRRGLLENIKIERRYLEGLRKEANLVIDTSEFTLQDIRLILEKCVVDNRKEAKMTISGIGKDNILPEVLLSDERRRIISPILDSLESIETGDGERLSNLLGNLAKFVGFEIKKQVSAQQIIYFKIDIERMRIKMKKEDSLFMVVPEINKDIISNIENIIRREKVQNDISFIIADKDSTKLKQWVKNSAYQLVVLNKEDLKKVFSAYDSKKAFIKCIVEQIGLRQVSPYCSLGPTKNFYGRQKEIKELMENKGVNYTIVGGRRMGKTSLLLKVKKEMEKNGDSKVIFIDCSICRDYEDFFSLVCHRLEIPTEEIKDMLSFFRYFSVKNERVIFLLDEIDNLIDIDKKNGYLLISALRDLAFNGYCRCIMAGFKVLYFQTKDIDSPLYHFTKSIHLSVLDKPGGENLIREPMGNLGVSFIDPIKNIDKILNLVSLHPSCIQAFCEKLIESLSKSNNRIVSDSLINRIYMDSNFERDLLNIFLPTFDKDNLKRSIIFNIINMKPPISFETIHHTLKNEGIVIKIDEVDKDMDNLILLGVLDKNGKEYSFLFDRLPTIIKNNIERKYILKESLKEGII, encoded by the coding sequence ATGGCTAAAATGATTAAATTTGTTATTATTGCCGGTATTTCTGGTGCAGGTAAAGGCGAAGCGGCAAAATGTTTTAAGGATATGGAATATCATCATGTAGTGAATTTACCTCCCTCTCTACTACCAGAATTTGTAAGAACTTGTATTAACGGTAAAAGTAAGAGAAAATCCTATTGTCTTGTACTTGATACAGGAGAAGTAGGACTTTCAAATGGAGTATTTTCTAATCTAAAGAAACTATCTGAAATAGGTATTGATTATAAACTTATATTCTTAGATGCTTCTGATGAGGTAATTAAACATCGATATGAAAAGACAGGAAGACCACATCCATGGGGAAGACGGAGAGGACTATTAGAGAATATTAAAATTGAACGGAGATATTTAGAAGGATTAAGAAAAGAGGCGAATTTAGTCATAGATACCTCGGAATTTACTTTACAAGACATTAGGTTGATTTTAGAAAAATGTGTGGTTGACAACAGAAAAGAAGCAAAAATGACTATTTCAGGTATAGGAAAGGATAATATTCTTCCTGAGGTACTATTGAGTGACGAGCGGCGAAGGATTATATCTCCAATTCTTGATAGTTTAGAATCAATTGAAACTGGAGATGGTGAGAGATTATCTAACTTATTAGGTAATTTGGCGAAATTTGTAGGATTTGAGATTAAAAAACAAGTTTCTGCACAACAAATAATCTATTTTAAGATTGACATAGAAAGGATGAGAATTAAAATGAAGAAGGAGGATTCTCTATTTATGGTAGTGCCAGAAATAAATAAGGATATTATTTCGAATATAGAAAATATTATCAGAAGAGAAAAGGTTCAAAATGATATATCTTTTATCATAGCCGATAAAGATTCTACAAAACTTAAGCAATGGGTAAAAAATTCTGCTTATCAACTTGTGGTACTAAATAAGGAGGATTTAAAAAAGGTATTTTCTGCCTATGATTCTAAGAAAGCCTTTATCAAATGTATAGTTGAGCAGATAGGTTTGCGTCAGGTATCTCCATATTGTTCACTTGGTCCTACAAAAAATTTCTATGGCAGACAAAAAGAAATCAAAGAACTTATGGAGAATAAAGGTGTAAATTATACCATTGTTGGAGGACGAAGGATGGGTAAAACATCCTTACTATTAAAAGTAAAGAAAGAGATGGAAAAGAATGGAGATAGTAAGGTTATCTTTATTGACTGCAGTATTTGTAGAGATTATGAAGACTTCTTCTCATTAGTATGTCACCGGTTAGAAATCCCAACGGAGGAAATAAAGGATATGTTATCATTTTTTAGGTATTTCAGTGTTAAAAATGAAAGGGTTATCTTTTTGCTGGATGAGATTGACAATCTTATTGATATAGATAAAAAGAATGGATATTTACTCATCTCAGCCCTCAGGGATTTAGCATTTAACGGTTATTGTAGATGTATTATGGCTGGATTTAAGGTGCTATATTTTCAAACTAAAGATATAGATTCACCTCTTTATCACTTTACTAAATCTATTCATCTTTCTGTCTTAGACAAACCAGGTGGAGAGAATTTAATTCGAGAACCAATGGGAAACCTTGGCGTAAGCTTTATAGACCCTATAAAAAATATCGATAAAATTCTTAATTTAGTATCACTTCATCCAAGTTGTATCCAGGCTTTTTGTGAGAAATTGATTGAAAGTTTGTCAAAGAGTAATAATAGGATTGTCTCGGATAGTTTAATTAATAGAATTTATATGGATTCTAATTTTGAGAGGGATCTCCTTAACATATTTTTGCCAACCTTTGATAAAGATAACCTGAAGCGGAGTATCATTTTTAATATTATCAATATGAAACCACCTATTTCTTTTGAGACAATTCACCATACCCTGAAGAACGAAGGAATAGTTATTAAAATTGATGAGGTGGATAAAGATATGGATAATCTCATTCTATTAGGAGTATTGGATAAGAATGGAAAAGAATATTCCTTTTTATTCGATAGACTTCCAACAATAATAAAAAATAATATAGAGAGAAAATATATATTAAAAGAAAGTCTAAAGGAGGGGATAATATAA